AAACATTTTCCTGTTTAGTAGTGACATTTTAGCTAACAGGAGTAAGATTATGCTGTCGATATGTATACCTCCTTGCCCAATATAAGTAGTTCAGGAAACCCAAGATCCAAGAACAGAAAGTAGCCAATAGAACCGGTCGATGTAGTCCCTGTTAATGTTACTTCCCTCTAACCAACCAATCCCTCCATGTCTTGTAACTTTGTTGACTACATTGACAACAATAGATGAAATGAAAGAAGCCAACCCGATATTGCAGAAAAATATAGCAGTCCCCAAGGATTTCATCCCTCTTGAGACTTCAGTATTGAAAAACTCGAGCAGCCCAACGAATGTGGTCACATCATTGATGCCCAGAACAAAGAACTGGAGACCCGACCACATAACAGACATGGGGACTTGGTTGCCTGAATCAGGTAATCCATGAGCCTCTGCCACACCTTTCCTTTTCCTCTCAATCACGGCCCCTATAACAGTCGCTGATATTGTAGCTACATAACCGACACCTACCCGTTGCAAGTGAGGTATGCCAGTTGGGCACCTCGTGATCTTACGGGCAAATGGAACAAATAACTAGCATCACTAGCTGGAAAGTTACGGGAATGACAAAGAGAGATGCTGGTGGAACATGGATTGCACCCAACTTGGTGTTCATCGTGCCTCCTTGTTGTATTGTTAATGTTAGGAGTAAAGGGATGGGAATGTAACAGATCATTGAACTGATAAAAACTGGGACCATTCGAAGAACGATTTTCATCTCTTCTACTTGGCTAACACTACAAAGATGCCAGTTTCCAGTTTTTCCATCAGAAATTGATGCCCTGTCTAGCCATCTGCGTGCAACATATAACAAATTAACCTGAGAATATTAACATTTAATCTAACAAAACTTTTTTTTAAATCTTAGCATAATTATTGGAAACTTACTTTAACCCTTTGGTGTGTGGAAGTACTTCACCAACATTCTCTCCCTTGTTATATGCTAagtaaatttcttcatcaatttcagGGAACTGAAGCTTGCGCTAACGGTATGCAGCCACCAGAGCCTGAAAGAAACGGAAGGAGTGAGGGAAACTTTTGGGTATGGAGCTTGTCGATGGTGCCACACCAAACTAAATGAAGGTACAATCACAACTGCATTACTTTCTTATTCGCaagtgtagggaatctgagatggtcaatttgattttttttgttgagaaACAAAATTTCTCTTAACTTCTGTCACTAAATGGATATGATTAAGAGAGGAACTTTACCTGCAACATCCTTGTTAGAGGACTACCTGTTGGTATTAGGTTACGATAAAATGAGATACCAGAGGCCACCACAATCAACCCTAGTAGAACTAAGCCAGCTGACAAAGTGAAAGCAAAATCCCATCCTTTATTCTCTTGAACCCATACTATTAGGGTAAGACCTATAATAGCTCCAAGTGAAATACTGAAagtataccaattgaaaaagctagACTTTTGTTGTAACCCAATTGGGTCATTGTCGTCAAATTGATCTCCACCAAAGGATGCAAGGTTTGCTCTTAAGCAGCCTTCTCCAAAGGCAAGAACGTTGACACCTACGTAGAGTATAATTGCATTGTAACCTTGAACTTGTTTGCAGTTATCAAATTGCACTGAGATATCGCATACTGGTGGTTGAAGTGATGGAAGATGTGCTTGTGTTGCTAATAATACATACCCCTGTTAAACATAAGAAAATAGTTGTATTGCTTAGTCTTTTAAGAATAAACCTAAGAAATATGAACACATATGTTGTATATGATTATTAacttttatggttaatttggtaTCCCATCTGAATCAATTGAATTTTTCTAGATCTAATGGGATGAAAAAGAGAACTTTCATATACTGAATTATAAACTAGAGGAAGTGGTCGTTGAATTGAGTGTAACACTTGAAAGTCTACTTTGATAAGTAGCTTACATTAAAATGGCTGTcacataatttttttaaaaaaaaaaaacatttagtgCCAATTTTCAGGTCCATAGCTTTAGTCTTCTCATAAGAATGGATGTCAGTGTCATGGCTCCACGAGATAGTCAAAGAAGCCAACTAGTGCATGTCGACTTTAATGTGTCAATTATAAGAACTAGCATGGGATATCGTAATTATGGTCAAAACACCAGTGTGGTCTAACTGAACTCTACGCCGGTGGACTATTTCTGTGCATAAGAAGATTGATTCCTTCCACCAGCCAAAGTTCGTTTAGTTAACAGATATTCTTTTCAACACCTAACTAGGAACAATAATTCAGATTGATTCTACCTAACCAAGAAATTAGCTGTGACAAAATTATCTTAAAATAGTAGGTATATATAATAAATTAAGGAGAAATAGGCTACTTCCTCTATTATTTTAGACAAGGTTGGTAGTAAGATTCTGTGCAGCAAGAAAACAAAGTTAAGGTTAAGATTACTATGTCTTTGAGCAAAAGACTCTTACCAAGAACTCGAAGGGACCAAATACTAGTATGGCAGTAAACCTAGTTATGtatgagtctgagaagaatcctCCAACCAACGCGAATGCAGAAGCTACACCCATGATATTAGTTACCGCTGTTGAAGCAGTCGCTACATCCATGTGCATGGTTTGGCGGAGATATGTAACCAAGTTGAATACATTCCCTATGAACGTTAGGTTCGTCATAACCACCAACACTGCAGAACATGGATATCAAAACAACCCATAAGTACTCGGTGGATAAGTAGCTAGTATTTATTAGAATTTTCTTTGGAGGCGCGTTATCCCAGGTAGTTGACGAAAAAAACCAGTTTTTATTCATAGACTAACTAGAGAAGTAAGTAGtggtgaaagaagaagaagaagattgaactGCTCATAATATAATTAGTTCCGGTTAACTGAGGATATCAAACTTGCAGTGTATAAATGTTGCTGCTCTAATACCACCATGTTTGTCTTTGTTGACTGGTTTTCTCTTCCAGTCAACCATGCCATGGACAACACCCATTGCAGTTTCAGTTTCAGTTTGTGTTTCTGTTTCAAGCTTGAAATGTACACAAAGTTTTTATAAGCAGTTCTATTATCACTCTACCTGTATATAAGTTTTGTCTCATGCCCACAGATCCAAGTTCCCATACATACTGATTCCATTGACATTTCAAAATGATTGATTCATTTTCATTCAAAATTCAGAATATGCCATTTCCAATAATGCAGGTAGCTGGGATGTACTAATAagttaaaattaagaaaatgggACTTGAGACGTTGATACTTGATTAGCGATTGCAGTTGTTTGAATAAATCACTAAAACGACAACTGGAATAATAGTTTAGATGCCGGGTTATGCGATTGTTAGTCAAGTGAATTATGGCAATCCTAATAAATgctttttgttgttgcctcatgTTTGCTGCGTAGCATAAAACCTTGAATTTTTTGTTGAGCCTTTTTGTGATAAGGAATCAACTTGAGAATGGAATTCAAGACATTTAGGCAACCAGTAAAAATCTCTGTTAAAGCTGTCCTTTTAAATCTTATCATGCAAATTGGAGAAACAGGAATAATCTTATTTACGTGTCTTTGGTTTTAGGTGAACTAGACAAATCATGGGAAATTATATCCAGAACATGGTGGATTCCAGCAGAGATATTTTTTTTGCAAGTATATCCTTGGACTTCTTATTGATTTTCATCATGTGAATCTTCTATTATTCCATTGCTCTCTTTAAAAGTCTATGGACATAATAAAATGGACCAAACTTAGTGGCACAATGTAGAAATTGTATTGAAATAAACAATCATTAGGGTAAGTACAATTATAAGGTCTGTCATATGATTAATCATATCAGTAGCACAATATAGAAACTTAACTTCTGTTCTGTAGACTTTTCAGCTAGTTGCCGCCCGATTGTGTTGCCGGTATGTGTAACGTCTTGCCCAATACAAGTAGTTCATAAAAGCCACCAATCCAAGGATGGTTAAAAACCAATAGAACCGGTCCAGATAGTCACGGTTTAAGTTATTTCCCTCTAGCCATCCGATCCCTCTATGTCTAGTAACTTCGTTGACTACATCCACAAGAACAGATCCCATCAAAGAAGCCAACCCCAGATTGCAGTAAAACATAGCAGTCCCCAAGGATTTCATCCCTCTCGACACTTCAGTGTTGAAAAACTCGAGCAACCCAACAAATGCTATAACATCAACAATACCTGTAGCAAAGAACTGGAGGGACAGCCACATTACAGACATTGGCACTGGGCTTCCTGAATCGAGTAATCCGTGGTCTTCTGACACACCCTTCCGTTTCTTTTCAATAACTCCTCCCAACATGGTTGCTAAAATAATAGCTATTAAACCAACAGCAATACGTTGCAAGTGAGATATGCCAGTTGGGCACCCTGTGATTCGGCGGGCAAATGGTACAAATACTCGATCGTAGATGACTAGCATCACTAGCTGGAAAACTATGGGAATAACAAAGAGAGATGCTGGTGGGACATGAATTGCACCCAACTTGGTGTTCATTGTGCCGCCTTGTTGTA
This genomic stretch from Papaver somniferum cultivar HN1 chromosome 5, ASM357369v1, whole genome shotgun sequence harbors:
- the LOC113280410 gene encoding protein NRT1/ PTR FAMILY 4.6-like, whose product is MNTKLGAIHVPPASLFVIPITRCPTGIPHLQRVGVGYVATISATVIGAVIERKRKGVAEAHGLPDSGNQVPMSVMWSGLQFFVLGINDVTTFVGLLEFFNTEVSRGMKSLGTAIFFCNIGLASFISSIVVNVVNKVTRHGGIGWLEGSNINRDYIDRFYWLLSVLGSWVS
- the LOC113280411 gene encoding protein NRT1/ PTR FAMILY 4.6-like yields the protein MDVATASTAVTNIMGVASAFALVGGFFSDSYITRFTAILVFGPFEFLGYVLLATQAHLPSLQPPVCDISVQFDNCKQVQGYNAIILYVGVNVLAFGEGCLRANLASFGGDQFDDNDPIGLQQKSSFFNWYTFSISLGAIIGLTLIVWVQENKGWDFAFTLSAGLVLLGLIVVASGISFYRNLIPTGSPLTRMLQVKFLS